The proteins below come from a single Balaenoptera musculus isolate JJ_BM4_2016_0621 chromosome 1, mBalMus1.pri.v3, whole genome shotgun sequence genomic window:
- the LOC118899462 gene encoding 60S ribosomal protein L39-like codes for MSSHKTFRIKRFPAKKQKQNRPILQWIPMKIGNKIRYNSKRRHWRRTKLGL; via the coding sequence ATGTCTTCTCACAAGACTTTCAGGATCAAGCGATTCCCggccaagaaacaaaagcagaatcgTCCCATTCTCCAGTGGATTCCAATGAAAATTGGTAATAAAATCAGGTACAACTCCAAGAGAAGACACTGGAGAAGAACCAAGCTGGGTCTGTAA